In Pseudomonas sp. P5_109, the genomic window GCGCTAGCGGTGACCAGGCCGATCCGGCTGTTAGACTGCTCAATCTCCTCGAATGGAATCGACCTCATGTTCCGTCCTCGCGCCAGCTTTCGCGGTGCAGCCAAGTTCATCGCGGCTGTGTCGATTGTTGCCATGTCACCACTGGCTCTCGCATCCGCTCCCGCAAACTTTCCCGACGCTCAAGCCAGCGACCCCGCCAGGCTGGGCTGGATGGTCGGCTCTCCACCCCCCGCTGATCGCACCGTGCGTTTTGAAGACGGCAGCTATTTCCGGTTCCCGGCAATGCGCTGGAGTGTTTCGAACTTTCGGCAGCTGATGCCGACGATCAACGTTTCACACGGCCTGGGTGCTCCGGCTCCACTGGAGATGGCGCTGCGCAAAGAGATCGACGGGATCAGTTTCGTCCCGCTCGGCGCCACTGCGCCGATGACCTGGGAGCAATCCCTCGCGGCGACCTACACCGATGGCATTGTGGTCATGCATCGCGGAAAAGTTGTCTACGAGCGCTACTTCGGCGTGTTGAAACCGGACGGCCAGCATGCTGCGATGTCGGTGACCAAGTCCGTGGTCGGCACGCTGGGCGCCCTGTTGGTGGCGCAGGGGCAGCTCGATGCTGGCAAGCGCGTTGCCGAATATGTACCGGAGCTGGCGGATTCTGCGTTTGGTGGCGCCACGGTACGCCAGGTGCTCGACATGACCACGGGCCTCAAGTACAGCGAGGACTACGCGGACCCGGATGCCGAGGTCTGGGCCCATGCCAGGGCAGGCAGTCCGCTGCCCAAACCCAAGGGTTATGAAGGCCCTCGCAGTTACTACGAGTTTCTGCAGACGGTGCAACCGCAAGGTGAGCACGGCAAAGCGTTTGCCTACAAAACCGTCAATACCGACGTGTTGGGCTGGGTCATCGCGCGCGCCACCGGTCGCAACGTTGCGCAACTGCTGTCGGAGAAAATCTGGAGCCGCCTGGGCGCCGAACAGGACGCCTATTTCACCGTGGATTCCATTGGCACGCCGTTCGCCGGTGGTGGCCTGAACACGGGGTTGCGGGACCTGGCGCGGTTTGGCGAGATGTTGCGTAACGGTGGTCGGTTCAATGGTCAGCAGATCGTGCCACAGGCAGTGGTCGATGATATCCGTGGCGGCGCTGATAAACAGGTGTTCGCCAGCGCGGGATACACATTGCTCAAAGACTGGAGTTACCGCTCGATGTGGTGGGTGACGGACAAGGAGGGCGGGGCGTTCATGGCGCGTGGGGTCCATGGGCAGCGCATCTATGTCGACCCGAGGGCCGAAATGGTCATCGTCCGCTACGCATCCCATCCGGTGGCCAGCAACTCGGCCAATGATCCCGTCACTTTGCCGGCGTTTGATGCGCTGGCTGAATATCTGAACAGGAATAGACAGCAATGATCACAACGACAACCCACTCCATCGAAGGCCGGCAAATTACCGCCTACCTGGACATCGTCAGCGCCGAGTCGGTGCAAGGGATCAACGTTGTCCGCGATGTGTTTGCCGGTATGCGCGACTTTTTCGGCGGGCGTTCCCAGACACTCGAGCGAGCGTTGAAGGAAGCACGCATTCAGGCCACCGATGAGATCAAGGAGCGGGCACGGGCGCTTGCGGCGGATGCGGTGGTTGGGCTTGATTATGAGATCAGCATGCCAGCCGGCAAAGGCGGGATGGTCGTGGTGTTTGTGACCGGGACGGCGGTCAAGTTGAGGTGAAAGGTGTGAAGCCATTCGTCGGTCACGGGAGAATCAGAACGGCAGGTCCATTAGTGACCGACTAGTCTAGAAAACCTTGGCGATCGATATTCTTTCAGGCAAAGGGCTTGCCGGTGTCGATATCGCATTTTTGAACGGGGGTGAAGAGATGGCTGATCCGTATATCGAGGACGATGGCGCAGAGTTTCCGATCAACAATTCCGTGCGGTGTGGCCAGACCCAGTATGTGGCCAGTTTCGGCGAGGACCAGACCGAGGTCGACAAGATCAAGACCAGGGCGTGCCGGGTACTGAAGGGCAAATTCCTGCCCAAGGTGACAGCACCGGCCAGGAAGTAATCCACTACCGACAGACCCCGTCATTGAGCGGGGTTTTTCATGACTGAAAGGGATTTATGACAAGTTTTTTAAGGTGGTGATCGTTCACAAACTTTTCACAACACCCTACGTAGTCTCGACTCATCCGTTAGAAAGCAACACCTGGCCCGTTTCCCCTGCGGGCTTTTTTTTGTCCGCGATAAAACCTTTTCCAAAAATGCTGTCCAACCGTCGCCAATCGCGAAGTTGGACCAGCGCGCTGGACTTTGTCCGCGCAAAAGCATTCAATCGCGCCCCCTTTTTGTGTACCCCTATTTTTGAGGTTTTTGTCATGCGTTTAACACTGCCCGCTCTGGTTCTGGGGCTTATGGTCGCTCAAGGTGCAATGGCGGGTGACGGCACTGCCGCACTGGGCGGTGGCCTGGGTGGCGCATTGGGTAACGTGGTCGGCCAGAAAATGGGCGGCAGCACTGGTGCAGCGATTGGTGCGGGCGTGGCTGGCGCGGCGGGCAGCGCAGTTGCCGCCAAAAAAGGTCATCGCACCAGCGCTGCTATCGGTGGCGGTGTCGGTGCAGCCGGTGGTTCGGTGATCGGTAACAGCCTTGGTGGCAAGTCCGGTGCCACCATCGGTGCAGGCCTGGGCGGTGCATTGGGCGGCGGCGTGGGCAGCAACCTGGCCCATGGTCACAAGCGTCACTGATCCTGATCCTGATTTGAAAAGAGCCCGGCTTGATGCCGGGCTTTTTTGTATCTGAACGATTTACGCCGTAGCGGCTCAAATCTTCCATACCCTAGAAGAATGTGAGGCGTGCCATGAACCCGAAAACCAACGGCAAAAAAAACGCAAGCCAGAGTGCTCGACGCTTGATGTTGCCTGCGATTGTTTTTGGATTGCTGGTCTCTCAGGCGGTGCTGGCCGGAGGTAACGGAGATGCCGCTGTAGGCGGTGGTCTTGGCGGGGTGCTGGGCAACGTTGTCGGTGGCCAGGTGGGCGGCAGTACTGGCGCAGCGATCGGTGCGGGCGTCGGCGGAGCGGCCGGCGGTGCCATTGCCGCGCCCAAAAACAGCCGCACCGAGGCGGCGGTTGGCGGTGGTTTGGGCGCCGCGGGTGGTTCGGTGGTCGGCAACAGTCTTGGCGGTTCGACCGGATCGGCCATCGGCGCAGGTCTTGGCGGTGCGGCGGGCGGTGCGGTCGGCAATAACCTGGGGAGTGACAGCGGCCATTCCCATTCCGGTGGCGGTCATAAACATTCGAATAAGCACCACAATAAGCATCACTAGTTAAGCGAGGCATGCCATGAAAACCGCAGGCAAGGAAGAAAAAGGCCCGGGCGGACAGACGTATATCAACGATCCCGGCAATGAAGACCCGGGATCGTTGATGGATGATGCGACGGTGCCGCTTAACGATGCTGATGATGCGGGCGGTGTCGGGAATATTGAGTTTGAAGATGAGGAAGAGGACGAAGACTGATCGAGCCGTGTTGCAGCATTGACCGGCTGTCTACTTGATCGAGCGCGTCCATCGCCCAGTCCTCGATAGGCCGTGGCCTGCACTTCAGGTCACTGCGGAGGTGCGAAATGAACACTGATCCGAAAATCTTCGACGTTGATGAAACACCGGAGTATCCGCTGCCATCTCCTACTGACTCCTTGAGCCGCGACCAACGACCGCCGGACGATGATGATGCCGGCGTGGAGCAGGTTCCGAGCGACGACAACATTGAGGCAGACTCGGAAGATCGAGACGATGCGGGCGGTGATGACTCGGGTGAGCCGGCTATTTCGCCGCGATAGTGAGAAAACCCAAGTCCCGATTACTTCTTTAAGGAGTCGATCCGAAGGGGGGCATATCCGCCTCCAGAAGTTTCCAGGGTCCTCCATTATTACAAGTGCTTGTATCGGTGTTTTGGAGAGGGTGCGTCAGGCTCGCCTTCATCAACTGTTGCCATTCTCTGCGAATCCGTCACCGAGCATCCCGGCTCGTTGGCCGGCGAGAAACTGCCGCTCAACCCCAATGGATTCACCCACCCCGTCGGGTTTCGGGTGTACTGATACGGGGTCAGCCCAGCGGCCAACCTGAGCGGATTTGGTGTCAGATAACGACCAATGTCCGGATGGTAGTAGCGATGCCGGTTGTAGTGCAGGTCGCTCTCAGCGTCGAAGTATTGCCCTTGGAACCGTAGCGGCTGTTCGAGTCGTTCGCCGTTGCCGTGGCTCAGTTGGCGTAGTTTGCCGTGGGCGTTGTATTTGGCCGACCAGACGATGGCGCCGCTGTAGCTGGTCAGCTCCTGTGGGGTGCCGAGGTGGTCGAGTTGGTAGTAGAACGGGCAGGCGTCTGCCCGGCCTTTGCCATCGAGCAGCGCCAGCGGGCGAAAGCTGCCAGGTTCGTAGACATAGCTGCGGTAGTGCCGGGGACTGCTTTCGGCGATGAGCTGGTCGCCTTGCCAGAAGAATTGCGTGGTGTGGTCGTCTACGGTTTTGCTGGTGCGCCTGCCGAAGGCGTCGTAGCGGTAGCTGACACTTTTACCGTCCGTGGTGCTGACGCCGATAAGACGGTGCTGGCTGTCGTAGGAGTATTCGGTGTCCTGGGGCGGCGTACCGCGGCGTTCGCGAATCAGGTTGCCGAAGGCGTCGTAGTCGTAGTGGTTGTCGTCACAGCGGTGCAGGCGGTTGCCCTGGAGCACACACGGGCCGGGGCGATTGTGGATCAGCAGGTTGCCGGTCGGGTCGTGAGCGAAGTTCTCTGCGCACTGGTCACGGGCGTGACGTACGTCGGTCAGGCGGTCGAGTGCATCGTATTGATAGCGGCTTGGGCCGTGGCGGCTGTCGATGATCTGCAGGAGGTTGCCCTTGGCGCTGTAGGCATACTGGCGACGGTACAGAGGTCGTTGCTTTTGGCTGACGATATGGGCCTGTAAACGGCCTTGCTCGTCGTAGGCATAATCGCTGAGCAGCAGACCCTGTTGGCGTTGCTGTTCGCGCCCGCCGACAACACGATGGCTGGTCAGGCGCGTGCCGTTCAGGTCGATGGCAGTGAGGGCGCCCCCCTTGGCATGGTGGTAGTCGAGGACACAGGCGTCCGGCAGGCGCAGGCGCTTGAGCCGACCGCAGGCGTCGTAGTCGTAACGCAGGGTAGCCCAGCCTTGATGCTCGGTGATCAACCGGTCCTGGCGGTCGTATTCGAACGCCAGCGGGTGGTCCTGGCCGTCGTTAACGCTGACCAGCCGTCCGAGGCCGTCGTAGCAGTACTCGACCTTGATCCCGTCGGGCAAGGTTTTGACCAGTAACCGCCCGGCGCTGTCACGTTGATAACCGGTAACCAGTTGCGAACCGTCGTCACCAAACTCGGTTTTCTCCAGCAACTGGCCATTGAGGTTGTAGTTGTAGGCGGTACGACGGCCATCGAGGCCGGTTTCCTGTCTGATCAATCCACCCGGGGTGTAGTCCAGCTGGTAAGTGTCGCCGACCTCGTTTTCGATCTCTGTGAGCAATAACTGCCCATGGTCGTAGCGGTACTTCAGCATGCTGCCGTCGGGGTTGATCCGACGGCTGATCAAATGCAGGTCGTCGGCGTATTCGTAACGGGTTACCCGTCCCAGTTCATCGGTGTAGGCAGTGACCCGGCCGTGGGCGTTGTAGCGATAGGCACGGTACGCACCGGTGGGCAGCGTGGTCCGGGTCAGTCGACCCAGGGCATCCCACTCATATCGGGTGATGGCGCCGTGTTCGTCCTGCCGAGTAATCCGCTGCCCCAACGCGTCGTAGGAAAAAACGCGCTGAGCAGCATCCGGCAGCGTCTCTTCCAGCAATTGCCCCAAGGCGTTCCAGACAAATCGGTGACCGCTTTGGTCGGGGAACCGGATCGTCAGCAAGCGCCCCGGCGAATCGTAGAAATAGCGGGTGATCTGCCCGTCGGGATCGGTGACGGCAGTGATGTCACCCTGGGCATTGCGCTGGTAGCGCCACGTCGCCTGAGCGCGGGTGCAGCTGTGCAGGAAACCGTGGCGATACTCGTAGAACATGGGCGCCTGATCCGGCGCTAGCA contains:
- a CDS encoding serine hydrolase domain-containing protein, which codes for MSPLALASAPANFPDAQASDPARLGWMVGSPPPADRTVRFEDGSYFRFPAMRWSVSNFRQLMPTINVSHGLGAPAPLEMALRKEIDGISFVPLGATAPMTWEQSLAATYTDGIVVMHRGKVVYERYFGVLKPDGQHAAMSVTKSVVGTLGALLVAQGQLDAGKRVAEYVPELADSAFGGATVRQVLDMTTGLKYSEDYADPDAEVWAHARAGSPLPKPKGYEGPRSYYEFLQTVQPQGEHGKAFAYKTVNTDVLGWVIARATGRNVAQLLSEKIWSRLGAEQDAYFTVDSIGTPFAGGGLNTGLRDLARFGEMLRNGGRFNGQQIVPQAVVDDIRGGADKQVFASAGYTLLKDWSYRSMWWVTDKEGGAFMARGVHGQRIYVDPRAEMVIVRYASHPVASNSANDPVTLPAFDALAEYLNRNRQQ
- a CDS encoding YbjQ family protein, producing MITTTTHSIEGRQITAYLDIVSAESVQGINVVRDVFAGMRDFFGGRSQTLERALKEARIQATDEIKERARALAADAVVGLDYEISMPAGKGGMVVVFVTGTAVKLR
- a CDS encoding bacteriocin, producing MRLTLPALVLGLMVAQGAMAGDGTAALGGGLGGALGNVVGQKMGGSTGAAIGAGVAGAAGSAVAAKKGHRTSAAIGGGVGAAGGSVIGNSLGGKSGATIGAGLGGALGGGVGSNLAHGHKRH
- a CDS encoding glycine zipper domain-containing protein, coding for MNPKTNGKKNASQSARRLMLPAIVFGLLVSQAVLAGGNGDAAVGGGLGGVLGNVVGGQVGGSTGAAIGAGVGGAAGGAIAAPKNSRTEAAVGGGLGAAGGSVVGNSLGGSTGSAIGAGLGGAAGGAVGNNLGSDSGHSHSGGGHKHSNKHHNKHH
- a CDS encoding RHS repeat-associated core domain-containing protein → MFDPQKVLACPTCGPLNRLHRFEVVANADTIERSAPQHCPVSMVTGEVLLTLTDGTLDGILSFDFTRLYRTRAVELDNGLGFGWSHSLSQHLELHGEQVLWIDPENRRTSFPWPRAARPVIRHSLSRAAIYLGEEPDELILVLAGDAARFYHFRDGRLSVISDAYGNRLTVQRDSVDRIQRLDNGAGRALLLRYDLKHLLAVDYQVFQRSDCGANTWHTEQTLVSYRYDARQRLIEVTNAAGESERYDYDEQHVILQRQLAGGASFFWAWERCGKSARCVHHWASFAQIEARYAWDDQGCVTVRNADGSEEVYVHHDRTRLVRQIGLDGGERHKAYDDQGRLIAEQDALGTVTEYHYDELGQLIMLLAPDQAPMFYEYRHGFLHSCTRAQATWRYQRNAQGDITAVTDPDGQITRYFYDSPGRLLTIRFPDQSGHRFVWNALGQLLEETLPDAAQRVFSYDALGQRITRQDEHGAITRYEWDALGRLTRTTLPTGAYRAYRYNAHGRVTAYTDELGRVTRYEYADDLHLISRRINPDGSMLKYRYDHGQLLLTEIENEVGDTYQLDYTPGGLIRQETGLDGRRTAYNYNLNGQLLEKTEFGDDGSQLVTGYQRDSAGRLLVKTLPDGIKVEYCYDGLGRLVSVNDGQDHPLAFEYDRQDRLITEHQGWATLRYDYDACGRLKRLRLPDACVLDYHHAKGGALTAIDLNGTRLTSHRVVGGREQQRQQGLLLSDYAYDEQGRLQAHIVSQKQRPLYRRQYAYSAKGNLLQIIDSRHGPSRYQYDALDRLTDVRHARDQCAENFAHDPTGNLLIHNRPGPCVLQGNRLHRCDDNHYDYDAFGNLIRERRGTPPQDTEYSYDSQHRLIGVSTTDGKSVSYRYDAFGRRTSKTVDDHTTQFFWQGDQLIAESSPRHYRSYVYEPGSFRPLALLDGKGRADACPFYYQLDHLGTPQELTSYSGAIVWSAKYNAHGKLRQLSHGNGERLEQPLRFQGQYFDAESDLHYNRHRYYHPDIGRYLTPNPLRLAAGLTPYQYTRNPTGWVNPLGLSGSFSPANEPGCSVTDSQRMATVDEGEPDAPSPKHRYKHL